CGAATTTATCGCAAGCGTTTTTTCGACGGGCCTTAGTGACGAATGTTAATTTAGGACAAGCAAACTTGCGGGGGGCGATTGGTTTAGGCCGTTAGCGATCGCCTTTTTACCTGCTGCTAGGGCGATCGCTTGTGGAAGTCTAATTTTTTCTATAACACCGCAACCCCTCTCGCCACAAACCCCTAAACGCCTTTTTCAGCTTTCGATCCTCTACTGTTATCAGCCGCCAACCAGCATACACCCAACTTCTCGATTCATTCAGGCAGTAAGCTGTCTCGCGACTGAGCATGTTATGAAACATCGTCCTTGCCAACCAATCAAGTCTTTTCCCTTACAATGGGTTCTGATTTTACCATTTGCCTTGCAAATCTTTGGAGCCGTTGGTTTAGTCGGTTATTTGTCTTTTAAAAATGGCCAAAAAGCCGTTAGTCACCTCGCCGATCGGTTAATGGATCGTACGAGTACAATGGTGAGCCAGCATTTGGAAGATTATCTCTCCGTTCCTCACCAGATTGCTCAAATTAATGCAGATGCGATTCAGATGGGATTGCTGAACGTGCGCGATCGCGAAACGGTGGGGCGCTATTTTTGGCATCAAATGCAGGCGTATGAAGTCAGTTACATTGGTATTGGGCTGACGACGGGTGAAGGTGTTGGCGCTGCCCGCTACGATGGCGTTACAATTACGCTAGACGATTGGTCAGCTAAACCGCCCAATAATTGGTATAGTTATGCCTTAAATGACCGGGGCGATCGCACTGAAGTTTTAGAAACGCTCGATTGGAATAACTTTGAGGAAACTTGGTACACTGAACCCATCAAAGCAGGTCAGCCAATTTGGTCGCCAATTTATACAATTAATTATCCCGATCGCATTTATATTGCTACTTCCGCCGGCCGTCCCATCTATGATGCCCAGAATCGCTTGCTAGGCATGGTGAGTATTGATGTTTCGTTATTGAAACTGAGCGATTTCTTGCGGAGTTCTGAGGTGAGTGAAAAGGGTCAAGTTTTTATTTTAGAACGCAGCGGGGCGCTCATTGCGAATTCGGGTTTCCAAAGACCCTTTCGCTTTGTCAATGGGGAAGCTCAACTTCTGCAAGCGATTGAAAGTAACGATCCCATTATTCAGGGCATTGCTCAACAAATTCAAGAAGAGTTTAAAGGATTTCAAGCGATTACTCAAACCCAAAAGTTCCGCTTCCAGTGGCAAGGAGAGCGTTATTACGTTCAAATTACCCCTTGGCGCGATAATTATGGTTTGGATTGGTTGCTGGTCATTAATGTCCCGGAAAGCACTTTTATGGCAGAAATTGTTGCCAATAACCGAACAACAGTGGGGTTATGTTTGGTAGCATTGGTTGTTGCCGCCTTGATGGGATGGTGGACTTCTCGCTGGATTATGCGCCCAATTCGCCGCCTGAACCACGCGAGTCAAGCAATGGCAGCAGGAGAGTTAGATCAAGCCATTGAACCTAGTCGCATTCAAGAGTTTAATAGTTTGGCTGACTCTTTTAATTATATGGTTAGCCAGTTGCGCGAGTCGTTTGTGGCTTTGGAAGAGAGTAATGTTGAATTGGAAAATCGGGTTGAACAGCGGACGATTGAACTCAAAAATACATTAAGCGAGTTGCAAAAAACTCAAGCACAGGTGATTCAAAGCGAAAAAATGTCCAGTTTGGGTCAACTGGTGGCAGGGGTTGCCCATGAAATTAATAATCCTGTTAATTTTATTCATGGCAATCTGAGTCATTTAGATGGCTACACGCAGGATTTGGTAAGAATGCTGCAACTGTATCAGCGGTTGCATCCTGACAACGATCCGCAGATCCAGGCTTTAGCAGAAGAACTGGATTTGGAGTTTTTGATTGAGGATGTGGAGAAAATTCTCACTTCTATGAAGATGGGAACCGATCGCATCCGCACGATTGTGTTGAGTTTGCGAAACTTTTCGCGCATGGATGAGGCGGAGTTTAAAGCGGTGGATATCCATGAAGGGATTGAAAGCACGCTGTTGATTTTACAACATCGCTTGAAGGCTAGGGTAGAACGACCCGCGATTGAGGTGATTCGCGAGTATGGCGAGTTGCCGCTGGTGGAATGTTATCCGGGGCAATTCAATCAGGTGATCATGAATATTATTGTGAATGCGATTGATGCTTTAGATGAAATGCCGGTTACAGATTGTGCGAGTCAGCTTACGATTCGGACGGTGACGAATGGGGAATGGGCAGAAATTGCGATCGCCGATAATGGCCCCGGTATGCCAGAGTCGATTAAGCCTTATATTTTCAATCCCTTTTTCACGACAAAACCGATTGGTAAGGGAACGGGGATGGGGATGGCAATTAGTCACCAAATTATCACCGAAAAACACCACGGCAAGTTAGAGTGTTTTTCGACCCCCGGTGAAGGGACGGAGTTTGTGATTCAGATTCCTCTCAAGCAGGAAAATGTAAAGGATTGAGTTTTTCTATTCAGCGCTTGCTTCTCCCAAATGGGTTTGAATTTCTAGGGGAATTTCGCCTTTGGGGTAGAAGTCGTGAATGGTGAGTAATTCAAACAGGGTGCGGGTTTTGCTGCGTTCTACGTATTTTAGCGCCTCGGTATAGCGACCCAAGGCGAGGCAAACTTCGACCATGCGGCGATAGAGGGTATGCCATTTTTCGGCGAGTTGCGGTGAAGCATCCTCGCCGGAAACGATCGCGCCGGGGATTTGTTCGACAATCTCGATGGCTTGGGCGAAGGTGTTGTAAGCTTGCGGCAACTGGTGGGTTTGTTGGTAAGCCACGCCGAGGTTAAAGAGGTTGCACGCTTGGTTTTGGGGTAGCGGTTGGGCGTTGGGAATGGTTAGGGCGTTTTGGAAGGCAGCGATCGCCTTTTTGAGGTTCGCTGTTTTTTCCCCGTAAAGGCGGTAGATGTGAATCAGTCCCAGGTTATTTTGCAGGGTGGCCCAATCTTCGGGAAAGGCTTCGCGGGTATAGATTTGTAGGGCTTTTTGGGAGGCGGCGATCGCTCTTTCTAAGTTATCGCCTCTCTCGCCATAGATGCGGTGCAGGTAAACGGTGGCGAGATGCCGTTGAGTCATCGCCCATTTCAGGGGGAAGGCGGCGCGGGTGTGGATGGTTAAGGCTTGTTTGTTGGCAAAGATGGCGCGTTCTAGGTTCTGGGCGCGGTTCCCTCGGAGGCGTTCAAAGTAGGCGCTTCCTAGGTTTCTTTGGATCGCGGCCCAATTTTCGGGGAAGGTTTCATCGGTGTAGAATTGCAGGGCCTTTTGGTAAGAGGCGATCGCTTTTTCGAGGTTTTCAGCGCGATCGCCCAGGCTGCGGTTAAGATAGGCGGTTGCTAGGTATTGGTGGAGGGTTGCCCATTGTTTGGGAAACTCAGCCCGGATGTAAATTTCTAAGGCTTGTTGGTAATGGGCGATCGCCTGTTCTAAATTTTGGCTGCGCGAGTTGCCTTGGCTGCGTTCGTGGTAGGCTTTGCCGAGATGATAGTGGCTGTCGGCCCAAGCTTCGGGGAAGGCGTGGCGCGGGCAAGTTTGTAAGGCTTGTTGGAAGGCCGCGATCGCCTGTTCGATATTCTGGGCGCGATCGCCTTGGCTGCGGTTCAGGTAAGCCCCCCCTAGGTTATTTTGCAGGGTGGCCCAATCGTGGGGAAAGGCTTCTGGGGTGTAGATTTGCAGCGCTTGTTGGAAGGCGGCGATCGCACTTTCTAAGTTCTGGGCGCGGTCTTTTTGCAGGCGTTGAGAATAGGCGATGCCTAAACTATTTTGCGTCGCTGCCCACAGTTCGGGGTGAGTTTGGGGAGTCAAGGCGGTGGCGACGAGTTGATAACCGGCGATGCTAATTTCGAGATTGGCGCTGCGACTGCCTTCGGGAAACCGTCGAATCAGGTGGCTAAAGGTGGCGATCGCGTTAATGAGGCGATAGGCGGGTTCTGGAGCAAGTTGCGTTAAGGTAGCGGTGGCCCACTGTTGCAAAACCCGTGCAAATTCAACGTCTAGTTTATCGAGATGGGCTTGCAATAACGGATACACGACTTGGCGATCGCCTTGACTCTCTTGCGTGGCTTGCAAGAGTTCAGTTAAAACGGGCAAATACGTCTCTAAATTAGGGAGTGACATCGCGTCCCCATCAGCTTGCAAGCGTTGGTTTTCCATCAAGGCTAGCTCTCCGTGATTTCATCTTTATGTTTTAGCTTAAATGTGGCATTAATTACATAAACTTGGAGAATTGCAAAGAAATTGAGTTTTTCTGAAAATCTGGGGTTTTTACTGTTGCGATCGGCCAAAAACTGAGTTTCTAGGGGTTGGCGCGATCGCGGTTAACCCACCCATCACCGTTAAGATGTCACTGCCTTTGGTTGGTTCGGAGAGAAATGCTAGCACAATTTGCTTCTCTACGCCATATCTGTTTATAGGGGGTCGATTGTCGCGATCGCATTCGCACAAGTTGATGAAGTAGACTGTTGGTAGAAGTTGGTGGTGTTGCAAAGGTTATTTACCGCTGCTTATCTTAGTTGTTCAGCGGCTGAGGATATCAAGCTGATTAGTACAATTCAAGGCAATCTAAGCAGGCTCTAATATCTTCTTCGGTTAACTCTGGAAAATCATCTAAAATTTCTGCATGGGACATTCCTGCTGCCAGCCAGCCAAGCACATCATACACAGTAATCCGCATTCGTCTAATACAAGGCTTTCCACCCCGTTTTCCAGATTCAATGGTAATAATATTTCGATAACTCATCACAAGGTTAGATTTAGTATGCTTTTTCTTGAGTTTAGCCCAGTCTCAAGGAGGGGCCTCATATTACAGGCGATCGCCTATACGCTAAGTTGATATTCGGGGGTTGTTAATATTCACCTTTAACCGCGTTCTCTCTCTTCGGGTTGGGTTGGTTGGGGAAGCGGAAGGGGTGGGGAAGTTGGCGCGATCGCACTTTGGTTGTTTTTCTGAAGATATCGCGTTTTTCTAGCTGCGATCGCCCCATTCAACAATGCGACAATGAAACCCACGGTTAAGCCAGCGCTGAGACTCCATAGCAAGGCGAGGATGGGGGGATTAAGGATTAAGTTTACCTGGGGAAGGGTACGCGGGGTTTGGATATGGCCGGAAATGGCTGAGGCGACAATTCCCCCTGCGCCAAGTCCTGCACCGAGGATTTGAATGGTACGTTCTAAAGAGCGATCGCGTTCGGCTTGTTCGATTTCTACTAAGCCTCGAATAGTGGCGATGGCGGTGTCTAATAAGCCTGAACCTTGGCGGAGATAGTTGAGATCGGCTTCAATTTGTTGTAGAAATTTTTGACATTCTTTATCTGCAAAATTCATCCAAAAAGTGACATCGCTTTCGGCGGCGTTTTCGATGCGTTGGAGGGTGTCTCGATAGTTGCCTGTGTTGATAGCAATGGTGTTATGGAAATATTCTAGGTTGCGGAGATGTTGCGAATATTGTAAGGCGATATTTAGTAGGGTTTTGAGTTCTGTTTTTAAGTTTTGTAGCTCGCTTGAGGTGAGCGCATGAAGGCGGTTTTTAGGGTAGGCTTTGTTAAAATCAATTAAAGTGGTTTCAATGGTTTTAATTTGGTCAATCGCTTCTCTATATTCTATGCGGCTATCTTGAAAGTTTTGGCTGTTTTTGTGATAGTATAAAAATAATTCTGGCAAATCCCACTGGCATCTTTTAAGGATTTTGGTGGTTGACTCTTCAAAGATAAACAAAATTAGAATATGTCCTAGAGAGCGGTCTAGTCTGGGGTTGCCATATTCGTATACATAGCCGTTGAAAAGTTCTCCTTGGCGATAGTAGGGGGGACATTGTTCTAAATTGTTTTGTTTGAGAAATTCTTGTAAGCAATTCTGGGCTAGGGGTTGTAAATCTTTGGGCGATGCAGGTTTTTTTGACCCAATAAAGCCACTGATGAATAGGGTTTGTCCCCAGAACGATTGAGCTAATTCAGGTTCTTCAGGATGCTGAATGAGCAAGCAGTTTTGACGATTGAATTGGGGGAGTTGGTCAAAGGTGACTCGATCTGAATCCGCTTTTTGGGGATGATAGAGGGTGAGGGCGAAAGCGTAGGTATCGTTAATCAGTTGGGGATAAGCAAAGCCTTTAATACTAAAGGTTTCTAGGGGAGTTAGAGGGAGAGTTTGGGTACGTCGGTTTTGACTCTTTTTATCGAGAAGG
This is a stretch of genomic DNA from Desertifilum tharense IPPAS B-1220. It encodes these proteins:
- a CDS encoding ATP-binding protein, producing MKHRPCQPIKSFPLQWVLILPFALQIFGAVGLVGYLSFKNGQKAVSHLADRLMDRTSTMVSQHLEDYLSVPHQIAQINADAIQMGLLNVRDRETVGRYFWHQMQAYEVSYIGIGLTTGEGVGAARYDGVTITLDDWSAKPPNNWYSYALNDRGDRTEVLETLDWNNFEETWYTEPIKAGQPIWSPIYTINYPDRIYIATSAGRPIYDAQNRLLGMVSIDVSLLKLSDFLRSSEVSEKGQVFILERSGALIANSGFQRPFRFVNGEAQLLQAIESNDPIIQGIAQQIQEEFKGFQAITQTQKFRFQWQGERYYVQITPWRDNYGLDWLLVINVPESTFMAEIVANNRTTVGLCLVALVVAALMGWWTSRWIMRPIRRLNHASQAMAAGELDQAIEPSRIQEFNSLADSFNYMVSQLRESFVALEESNVELENRVEQRTIELKNTLSELQKTQAQVIQSEKMSSLGQLVAGVAHEINNPVNFIHGNLSHLDGYTQDLVRMLQLYQRLHPDNDPQIQALAEELDLEFLIEDVEKILTSMKMGTDRIRTIVLSLRNFSRMDEAEFKAVDIHEGIESTLLILQHRLKARVERPAIEVIREYGELPLVECYPGQFNQVIMNIIVNAIDALDEMPVTDCASQLTIRTVTNGEWAEIAIADNGPGMPESIKPYIFNPFFTTKPIGKGTGMGMAISHQIITEKHHGKLECFSTPGEGTEFVIQIPLKQENVKD
- a CDS encoding tetratricopeptide repeat protein, whose product is MENQRLQADGDAMSLPNLETYLPVLTELLQATQESQGDRQVVYPLLQAHLDKLDVEFARVLQQWATATLTQLAPEPAYRLINAIATFSHLIRRFPEGSRSANLEISIAGYQLVATALTPQTHPELWAATQNSLGIAYSQRLQKDRAQNLESAIAAFQQALQIYTPEAFPHDWATLQNNLGGAYLNRSQGDRAQNIEQAIAAFQQALQTCPRHAFPEAWADSHYHLGKAYHERSQGNSRSQNLEQAIAHYQQALEIYIRAEFPKQWATLHQYLATAYLNRSLGDRAENLEKAIASYQKALQFYTDETFPENWAAIQRNLGSAYFERLRGNRAQNLERAIFANKQALTIHTRAAFPLKWAMTQRHLATVYLHRIYGERGDNLERAIAASQKALQIYTREAFPEDWATLQNNLGLIHIYRLYGEKTANLKKAIAAFQNALTIPNAQPLPQNQACNLFNLGVAYQQTHQLPQAYNTFAQAIEIVEQIPGAIVSGEDASPQLAEKWHTLYRRMVEVCLALGRYTEALKYVERSKTRTLFELLTIHDFYPKGEIPLEIQTHLGEASAE
- a CDS encoding DUF433 domain-containing protein — protein: MSYRNIITIESGKRGGKPCIRRMRITVYDVLGWLAAGMSHAEILDDFPELTEEDIRACLDCLELY